CGCCCTGCCCCGCCCGGGCCGCCTCGCCCGCCTGGAGGCCGACCTGACCGCGACCCTCGACCGTCTCGGTGCCGACGTGCGCAGCCGCGATCCCGCCCGCTTCACCTCCCTGCTCGACGGGCAGCGCGGGGTCGGCGGCGTCTACGACCTGTGGCACCGGCTGACGGCGGCGCTCACCGGGCGCCGCTTCGTCGCCGGTCACCGCGCGGGCCGGGCGCCGTGACCGTGCTGACGCTCCTCGCGCTGGCCCTGGCGCTGCTGCCGGCCATGCTCGCGCTCGCCAACCTGCTGGCCTTGCGCAAGACGCCCGGTAGGAAGTCCGGCGAGAAGCCCGGGATGCCCGCGCCCGGCGGCCTGGTGTCTATCCTGATCCCGGCCCGCAACGAGGCCGGCAATATCGGCCCGACCCTGGCGGCGGCCTTGGCCAGCACCGGCGTGCCGATCGAGGTCATCGTCGCCGACGATCATTCGACCGACGGGACGGCAACGATCGTCGAGGAGGTCGCTGCCCGCGACCCCCGCCTGCGCTTGGTCCAGGTGCCGCCCCTCCCCTCGGGCTGGACCGGCAAGAACCACGCCTGCCACGTCCTCGGGCAAGCCGCGACCGGGCGCCACCTGCTGTTCATCGATGCCGACGTGCGGCTCAGCCCCCACGGCGCCGCGTCCCTGGCGGGGGCGGCCGCGGCGGCCGGCGCGGCTCTGGTCAGCGGCGTGCCCCGGCAGGTCACCGGCTCCCTCGGCGAGCGCCTGACCGTGCCGATGATCAACTTCCTGCTGCTCGGCTACCTGCCGATCCCGCTGATGCGCACGCTGCGCGATCCCGCCCTCGGTGCCGCCTGCGGCCAGCTGGTGCTGGTCGAGGCGGACGCCTATCGCCGGGTCGGCGGCCATGGGGCGATCCGAGCGAGCCTGCATGACGGCGTGCGCCTGCCCCGGATCTTCCGCCAAGCCGGCCTCGCCACCGACCTCGTGGCGGCCGCCGACCTCGCGACCTGCCGGATGTACACGGATTTCCGCCAATGCTGGGCCGGCTTCTCGAAGAACGCCCATGAGGGCCTGGCGACGCCCCGCGCCCTGCCGGTCTGGACGCTGCTGTTAGGGGGCGGTCACGTCCTGCCCCTGGTCCTCGTCGTCGCCGCGCTCCTCGGTGCCGGCAGCCTGCCCGTCGCCGGGGCAGCCCTCGCCCTCTCCCTGTTCACGCGGGCGGCGATCACGCTCGCCACCCGCGAAGACCCCTGGACGATCCCGCTCCATCCCCTCACCGTGGCGTTGGCGCTGGCCTTGCAATGGAACGCGCTCCTGCGCCCGGCCCGGGCCGGGGTCGCCACCTGGAAGGGGCGCACCTATCCGGCCGGGTGAGTCGATGAGGGAGAGAGCATGACCGAGATCCGCGACCTCGACGGCACCGCGACATCGGCCGCCTACCGCGACCGCACCCTCTCGCCCCGCGAGGCGGTGGCCGATGCGCTCGCGCGCATCGACCGGTTCGGCCCGGACCTCGACGCCTTCGTGCTGGTCGACCGCGATCGCGCGATGGAAGCGGCCGCCGCCTCCGAGGCGCGCTGGGCGCGTGGTGAGCCGCTCGGCCCCCTCGACGGCATCACCTTCACGGTGAAGGACAACATCGCCTGGGCCGGTCACCCGATGCGCCGCGGCTCGCTCACCACCACCGACACGCCCGCCGCCGAGAACGCCCCGATCGTCGACCGGCTGCTGGAGGCCGGTGCCATCCCGCTCGCCAAGACCACGATGCCGGAATTCGGCTGGAAGGGCCTCGGCGACTCGACCCATACCGGCTCGACCCGCAACCCCTGGGATACGCGGACCACCACCGGCGGCTCCTCGGCCGGGGCCGCGGCCGCGGCGGCGCTCAATCTCGGCCTCCTCCATATCGGCACCGACGGGGCGGGCTCGATCCGCATCCCGGCCGCCTTCTGCGGCATCTACGGGCTCAAGCCCAGCTTCGGCCGGGTGCCGGCCTTCCCACCCTCGCCCTTCGGGCCGGTGGCGCATCTCG
This sequence is a window from Methylobacterium sp. SyP6R. Protein-coding genes within it:
- a CDS encoding glycosyltransferase, whose amino-acid sequence is MLALANLLALRKTPGRKSGEKPGMPAPGGLVSILIPARNEAGNIGPTLAAALASTGVPIEVIVADDHSTDGTATIVEEVAARDPRLRLVQVPPLPSGWTGKNHACHVLGQAATGRHLLFIDADVRLSPHGAASLAGAAAAAGAALVSGVPRQVTGSLGERLTVPMINFLLLGYLPIPLMRTLRDPALGAACGQLVLVEADAYRRVGGHGAIRASLHDGVRLPRIFRQAGLATDLVAAADLATCRMYTDFRQCWAGFSKNAHEGLATPRALPVWTLLLGGGHVLPLVLVVAALLGAGSLPVAGAALALSLFTRAAITLATREDPWTIPLHPLTVALALALQWNALLRPARAGVATWKGRTYPAG